The following are encoded together in the Lathyrus oleraceus cultivar Zhongwan6 chromosome 3, CAAS_Psat_ZW6_1.0, whole genome shotgun sequence genome:
- the LOC127130506 gene encoding uncharacterized protein LOC127130506, with protein sequence MDMMTAVTIAQFFDPPLCCFTFSDFQLAPTLEEFERIVGRNLRDHNPFTKFDEGIPPKRIALALGLKVSEVVDNWDVKGVLNGFSRKFFEEQAKKMEKGGNWEAFYDVLAMLVYGIVLFPNIDHFVDHLAVRIFLSGNPVPFLLAYLHYALHDCHKKKGGTILCCAQLLHAWFRSHMPEECPFVSKELKPSQKLASLTSNHVKWYIRDWETEDVIVSIRDFPNVPLIGTKGCINYNPVLSLRQHGYPMNGPPKVEALEPFILHSIEADHPMVKKIKRSWQAVIRKGKELGKRNVIAQEPYTCWVRERVHMVKLPFPFDPSIYPLVPELEPILPEDVEKLNAYIKELELENADLRIKLGRVSVENGNLKDGQ encoded by the coding sequence atggacatgatgacTGCAGTGACTATTGCTCAATTTTTTGATCCACCTCTATGTTGTTTCACGTTTTCTGACTTCCAATTGGCTCCTACCTTGGAGGAATTTGAGAGGATTGTAGGCCGGAACCTGAGGGATCATAACCCATTTACAAAGTTTGATGAAGGTATTCCTCCCAAGAGGATAGCTTTAGCTTTGGGTTTGAAGGTTTCTGAAGTCGTGGACAATTGGGATGTGAAGGGAGTTCTCAATGGTTTTTCTAGGAAGTTCTTCGAAGAACAAGCTAAGAAGATGGAAAAGGGGGGGAATTGGGAAGCCTTCTATGATGTGTTAGCCAtgttggtatatgggatagttctcttcccaaatattgaccattttgtggacCACCTGGCGGTGAGAATCTTCCTCTCTGGAAACCCTGTACCGTTCCTCCTGGCATACCTCCACTATGCTCTCCATGATTGTCATAAGAAGAAGGGAGGAACCATCTTATGTTGTGCGCAACTGTTGCATGCCTGGTTCAGATCTCATATGCCCGAAGAATGCCCTTTTGTCTCGAAGGAACTCAAGCCCTCTCAGAAGTTAGCTTCTCTCACCTCCAATCATGTTAAGTGGTATATCAGGGATTGGGAAACCGAGGATGTTATTGTCAGCATTAGAGACTTCCCAAATGTACCTttgataggaaccaagggttgcatcaactataaccccgTGTTATCTTTGAGGCAGCATGGTTACCCTATGAATGGCCCTCCAAAAGTGGAAGCTTTAGAACCTTTCATCTTACACAGCATTGAAGCAGATCACCCTATGGTGAAGAAGATCAAGAGGTCTTGGCAAGCAGTTATCAGAAAGGGTAAGGAGTTGGGTAAGAGAAATGTCATTGCTCAAGAGCCTTATACTTGTTGGGTAAGAGAGAGGGTTCATATGGTTAAACTCCCTTttccatttgatccttctatctatcCGTTGGTTCCTGAGCTAGAGcccatattacctgaagatgtGGAGAAGCTTAATGCCTATATTAAGGAGTTGGAGTTGGAGAATGCTGACTTGAGGATTAAGCTCGGCCGAGTCTCGGTAGAAAATGGGAATTTGAAAGATGGTCAATAG